Part of the Streptomyces sp. WMMC500 genome is shown below.
CAACCGCACCCAGGCCATGACGCCCGCGGCGCTCGCAGAGAAGCCCACCTGGACCCGGCTCCCGGCCGTCGAGGCCGGCCAGACGACGCCCTGGGCGATGGAGGAGCGCTACAGCTACCGCGGCTTCGCGCCGGTCCTGGAACGGCTGGCGGACGCCATCGAGAACGCCGACAAGCTCGGCTGAGGGAGCGGCATGGCTTTCACCGACGACGTACGCGCGGACACGGCCGCCGCCCCGACGCCCGCGGAGCGGGTGCGCACGATCCTGGCGACCGCGGGCTCGCTGACGCTGGAGGCCGACGGCTTCCGCTGCGACCTGGTCGGCCTGCACACGACGGACCCGGGCCCCGACGGCATGCTGCTGCGGCTGAACCCGCCGGCGGACAGCGCGCTCGCGGCGCGGGTGGTCTGCGCCCCGACCGGCGACCTGCCGGTGCGGCTGCACCTGACGGACATCGCGCCGGTGGGCGTACGCGACCGGGTACGGGCCCGGGTGACGCTGATCGGCTGGCTGGCGCCGGAGGAGGCGCAGCCGGCCCCGGACAGGCTGGTGCTGGGCTTCGACCCGGCGGAGGCGCTGGTGGTGACGGCGGCCGACGGCACGGGGGCCGGTGCGGGCGCGGGCGCGGACCCAGGTGCCGGTGCCGGTACCGGTACCGCGGACGTGGCGGTCGTGGACCTGGAGGAACTGGCAGCCGCGGGCCCCGACCCGCTGGCCGCCCAGGAGGCGGCGATGCTGCTGCACCTGGCGGACTCCCACCGCGACGCGGTCGACGCCCTGACCCGCCTGGTCGACCCGGCGGCGCTGCACGGGGTGGTCCGCGTCCACCCCCTGGCCCTGGACCGCCACGGCCTCACCCTCCGCCTCGAACACCCCCGCGCCCACCGCGACATCCGCCTGCCCTTCGCCGCCCCGCTCGCCGACGCCGCCGAAGCGGGCATGGCCGTCCAGACCCTCCTCTACGCCGCCCAGCACTGCCCGCGCCGCCGCACCCACCGCGGGGGGTAGCGGCGGTCGTCGTAGAGCCGGCTCAGAGAGAACTGCGGTAGGTGAGGAGCCCTTCGACCCCGCGCAGGAAGGTCTCCCCGACGGTTTCCGGATCGGCCAGGCAGCCGGCGGCCATGGCGCCGTCCCGCATCATGACGAAGTGCCGGCCGGCGGGTTCCGCGTCGGGCTTTCCGGTGCCGGTGAAGAGTTCGGTGACGGTGTCGAGGAACCACCGCCGGTGCCGGAGAACCGCCCGGTGCACCGGATGGTCCGGATCGGGGTACTCGGCGGCGGCGTTGAGGAACGCGCACCCGCGGAAGCCGTCGCGCCGGATGTCGTCGGCGATCCCCCTGCCGATGATCCGAAGGGCCTCGTCGGCGGAGTCCCCCTGCTCACGTGCGGCGGTCACGCGTGCCCGGATCGCCTCGTCGACCTGCGTCAGGTAGGCGACGAGGAGGTCGTCCTTGCTCCGGAAGTGCCGGTAGAGCGTGGCGCGGGTGACCCGGGCCTCCGCGATGACGCGGTCGACCCCGACGGCGTGCAGACCTTCGGCGTAGAACAGCCCGCTGGCCGTGTCGAGCAGCCGGGTCCGTGCTTCCGACATCCACTTCCCTCCTGAGGCGCCACGTCGAGCCTAGCAGATAGAACGGTCGGTCTTGACAGCCGTGTAGAGAGTGCTGCACGCTCTGGTGGACCGACCGTTCTATCTCTCACGGAGGGCAGGGGTCGGGAACGTTTCACCGCTTCCACCGTCAGGAGAGATCAGATGTCGAGCTCCACCGCGCACGGCCACACCGGCACCCTGGCCGACCCCACGGACACGACCGACCGGCTGCGGAACCTGTACCACGGCCGCTTCGGGTTCGCCGTGGTCTGGGCCGCGCTGGTCGCCCTCAGCGCTTCGAGCCTCAGCCCGGTGAGCATCACCCTGCTGCTGGTCTATCCGGTCGTCGACGCCGTGGCAGCCGTGATCGACTTCCGCACCCCGGGGGCCGTACGACCGCGCGCACTGCTCCGCGTCAACGTGGCCCTGAGTCTGCTGACCGCGGCCGGCCTTGCCGCCGCCGTCGCCTCGGACGTCCCCGACGTTCTGCGGGTGTGGGGTGCCTGGGCGATCGCCGCGGGCCTGGTCCAGGTGGCCGTCGCGCTCTCGCGCCACCGGCTGGGCGGCCAGTGGGCGATGATCCTCAGCGGCGGAATCTCCGCCGTCGCGGGTTCCGGTTTCCTCGCGACGGCCGCCGAGGCGGACTCACTCGCCCCCCTCGCCGGCTACGCGACGCTGGGCGGCGTCTTCTTCCTGATCTCCGCGGTCCGCCTCCACCGCCGCGCGGCCGGGGCGAGGTGACGTGAGGGACGGGCGCCGGGTGCGGCGGACGGTCAGCGCGAGGACGGCGGCGGCGAGGACGGTGGGGAGGGCGGCCAGGACGAAGCAGAGGGGGAGCGGGACGCGGCCGATCAGCAGGCCGGTGGCGGCGGTGGCCGCGGAGGTGCCGGCGTTGAGGGCGGTGTTGACCCACGCGCCCGCCTTCGTACGGGCGTCGGGGGCGGCCGACTCGTCGGCGATGAGATAGGCGGTCGTGATGCCCGGGGCCACGAAGAGCCCGAAGACGGCGGCACAGGCCACCAGGGCGTACGGGTGCGGGGAGAGCCCGGTGGCGGCGAGCATCAGGGCCAGGGCCGCCGCGAGCACCGGCAGGCGCCGGGTGCGGGGCGAGCGCCAGGCGACGGCGCCGTGGACGAGGCCGCCGACGGCGCTGCCGGCGGACATCGCGGCGAGGATCCAGGGCACGAGGCCGTCGGCGCCGTGCTCGTCGGCGGAGGCGACGGCGAGGAGCGGGAGCGCCCCGAGGCACATCCCGACCCCGGCGGCCCCGACGGCGGCCCGCCGCACGGCGGGGTTCCGGCGCAGGATCCCGGGCGCGGACGCGGGCGCGGGTACGGACGCGGGCGCGGACTCGGGCGCGGGCACGGGCGCGGGGTCCGGTTCCGGCGCCTTGCCCGGCGGCCGGCCGGAGCCCGTCCGGGCGCGGGCCACCGGTGACGTGACCAGGGCCAGGGTCCCGGCGAGGACCAGCCCCGCGCCCGCCCCCAGGCCCACCGGCGCCGGGGCCGCGGTCACCACCGCGCCGACCAGCAACGGGCCCGTCACGAGCAGCAGTTCCTCCGCGACCGAGTCCAGGCTGTACGCCCGGGAGAGGAGCCCCGGCGGCACGAGGTCGCTCCACAGCACCCGCATCACCGGCCCCAGCGGCGGCGTGAACGCCCCGGCCGCCGCCGCGAGCACGACCGCTCCCGCGGCGCCCGCGGCGCCGCTCGCGGTGACGACGCCCAGCGCCGCCAGCAGGACCGCGTACGCCGCGGCCATCGGCGGCAGGGCGCGCCGGGGGCCGTGCCGGTCGATGAGGCCGGCCCGGGCTGGCGAGAGGGTCACGCTGGTCGCCCCGAAGCACGCCATGGCGGCCCCCGCCGCGGCGTACGACCCGGTGGCGTCCCTGACGGAGAGCAGCAGTGCCAGCGGGACCATCCCGTACGACAACCGCCCCAGCAGGGCGGCACCGAAGGTGCGGGAGGCATGGGGGATGCGCAGCACAGCCGCGTAGGACGGCGCAGACATGGTGAGGTTCCTCGGGGAAGGGAGCGCCGGGCGGGGGCGCTCGGATGCGTGCACGGGCGGCGTGGTGCCGCGCCCGGGGGGCGCGGCGGCGCCGGCTCCTATGCACGGAGGAGGAACATGCGGCCGAACGTAGCAGACCGGTACGCGGACATGAACGGGCCCGCACCCCTCCGGTCGGAGGGGTGCGGGCCCGGTGGCTCTCCGGTTGCGTTACTTCCTGGCGTACAGGCGCATCGTGATCGGGCCGAAGACCGCCACGATCACGCCCGCCCAGCCCAGGGTCCAGGCGATGTCCGACGCCGGCCAGTCGCCGTGCATCAGGTCGCGGACCGCGGCGGCGAGGTGGGTGACCGGGTTGTTGTTGACGAACGCCTGCAGCCAGCCCGGCATCGTCTTCGGCTCGACGAAGATGTCGCTGAGGAACGTCGTCGGGAACAGGACCATCATGCTGACGCCCATGACCGACTTCTCGGTGCGGAGCAGCAGGCCGAACATCGTCCAGATCCACGAGAACGCGAACGAGAAGACGATCAGCAGCGCCACTCCGGCGAGCACGCCCAGCACGCCGCCGTCCGGGCGGAAGCCCATGATGAGGCCGACGGCGATCATCACCACCGACGCTATGAGGTAGCGCAGCATGTCGCCCAGCAGGTAGCCGACCATCACCGCGGGGCGCCAGATCGGCAGCGAGCGGAAGCGGTCGAAGACGCCCTTCTCGATGTCGGTGTTGACGGAGACGCCGGTGTACATCGTGATCATGACGATGCTCATCACCAGGATGCCCGGCAGCAGGTACTGCAGGTAGTCCGAGGTGGAGCCGGCGAGCGCACCCCCGAAGAGGTACGTGTACATCAGCACCATCATGATCGGGAAGGCGGTGACGTCGAAGAGCTGCTCGGGCACGTGCTTGATCTTCAGCACGGCCCGCCAGCCGAACGTCACGGAGGCGGACCACGCACTGGGCCGTGGCGGCCGTTCCTTGGAGACCAGCAGCTCGGCCAGGCTCTCGGTGGTGACCGGCGCGAGGTCTTCGGTACGGGTCTCGGTCGCGGTGCTCATGCTGCTGCCTCCTGGGTCTCGGCACCGGCCGGGCGGTCGGTGAGGGCGAGGAAGACCTCGTCCAGGCTGGGCTGACCCAGCGAGAAGTTGTCGACGGTGATGTCCGCGCGGGCCAGCTCCGCCAGCGCGGCGGCGGCCTGGGCGGCGGCGCCGCGTCCGTTGTCGCCGTCGCCGACGCGGGCCGTGAGCGCGACGGGGTCGGGTTCGAGCTGCACCTGGGCGCCGGTGAGGGCCGACTCCAGCAGGGCGACCGCCTCCGCGCGCTGCGCGGCGTCGCGCAGCCGGAGGTGGACGGAGCCGGCGCCGACGGACGCCTTCAGCTCGCCCTTGGTGCCCTCGGCGATGACCTTGCCGTGGTCGATGACCGCGATCCGGGAGGCGAGCTGGTCGGCCTCGTCCAGGTACTGGGTGGTGAGCAGGACGGTCGTGCCCTGGGCGACGACCGCGCGGACGATGTCCCAGACCTGGTTGCGGCTGCGCGGGTCGAGGCCCGTGGTCGGCTCGTCGAGGAAGAGCAGGTCGGGGGTGTTGAGGATGGACGCGGCGATGTCGATGCGGCGCCGCATGCCGCCCGAGTAGTTCTTCACCTGCTTGTCCGACGCCTCGGCCAGGCCGAACGCCTCCAGCAACTGCGCGGAGCGCACCCGCGCCGCGGCCGGCTTGTGCCCGAGGAGGCGGCCGAGCAGCACCAGGTTCTCGGTGCCGGTCAGGTCCTCGTCCACGGAGGCGTACTGGCCGGTGAGGCTGACCCGGGAACGCACGTCGTTCGCCTCGCGGACGACGTCCTTGCCGAAGACCCGGGCCTCGCCGCCGTCGGGGCGCAGCAGGGTGGCGAGCATCTTCACGGTGGTGGTCTTGCCGGCGCCGTTGGGACCGAGGACGCCGTAGACGGTGCCGCGGGGGACGGCGAGGTCGACGCCGTCCACCGCGCGGGTCTCGCCGAACACCTTCACAAGTCCCGACGTCTCGATCGCCAGGCCGGACGAGTCGTTAGTCATGTCCTTCTTCTCCAGATTCTCCAACATCAGAAATATGAGCGGCTTCTGTTACGCCACGTACGGCCGCGCCGCGCGGGCCTCCCTCAGCGCGAGACCCCACCAGGTGAGCTGGTCCAGCAGGGCACCGGCGGCGCGTACCAGACCGTCCGAGTAGAGGGACCCGCCGGCCGGGAATTTCTCATCGGTGAAACGCAGGTCGATTCCGACCGAGTCCCGCACGGTGACCGTGTGCAACTCGGTGAAGACCGAGCGCAGGTGCTCCACCGCGCGCACCCCGTCGCAGCCGAAGCCGTACGACACGAAGCCGACCGGCTTCGCGTGCCACTCGTCATAGCCCATGTCGATGGCGTGCTTGAGTTGCGCGGGGAAACTGCGGTTGCACTCGGGGGTGACGACGACGAACCCCTCCGCCCACGCCAGCTCCGCGGTGAACGAGGACATCTGCGCGGTCGGGTGCTCGGGGTAGCGCACCGGGAGGTCGTAGTCGGCGAGGTCCAGGACGCGCAGCGCGATGTCGCCGCGCTCGCCGGCCAGTTCGTCGAACCAGTGCGCCACCGCCGGGGGGCCGCAGTCGGTCTCCGCCTGGCCGCCCAGGATGCACGCGATCCGCAGCCCCGCGGGGGCGGCGGGCGCACCCGCAAGGCCGGGCGCCTCGCGTATGCCGGAGTCGCCGTTCCGCATCGGACACCTCCCGGGTCTCGGCCCTCCCGGGCGGTGCGCCCGGGCCGTCACCCTTCAGGCGCCAGAATCCGGCAGGCGCCCGCTAGATCCGATCTAGCGGGCCGCGCGCGGAGCACGCACGGAACTTGCACCGATCACGCGCACGCCTTCCACCTGCGCGTTCGCCGAGTGATCCGCGCTTTCATCACAGTCACATAACGCCATCATGTCTGGTCGTCCACTGTTCATCCCCCGCTAACCGAAGCCGCCCCGCATGGCCGACTGCCGCCACTTCGATACAGGACCCGAGTTTTGTCCGGATCGATCAGCGGAGAGCAGTGAGAGCACGTGAGGCCGATACAGACGAAGCGCACCGCCACCCGCCTGGGCGCCCTCCTCCTGGCCCCGGCCGCCGTCGTCTCCCTCGTGTCCTGCGGCAGCGAGAGCGAGGCGAGCGGCGGTGAGGACCAGCCGGATCGGCTCACCGGGACGGTGCAGATCGACGGCTCCAGCACGGTGGAGCCGCTGACGAAGCTGGCCGGCGAACGCTTCGGCCGGCAGGAGCCCGGGGTACGGGTCAAGGTCGAGGCGTCCGGCACCGGCGGCGGCTTCGACCGGTTCTGCGCCGGCGAGACCGACATCTCCGACGCCTCCCGGCCGATCAACGACTTCGAGAAGGAGACCTGCGCCAACTGGGACGTGCCGTACCGCGAGCTGACCATCGCCAACGACGCGCTCACCGTCGTCGTCCCGCGCGGCAACGACTGGATCGACTGCATCAGCACCGACCAGCTCAAGCGCATCTGGGAGCCCGGCTCCACGCTGACGAGCTGGCAGGAGGTCGACCCCACGTTCCCGGACGAGCCGCTGCAGCTCTACGGCCCGGACACCGACTCGGGCACGTTCGACTACTTCACCGACGCCATCAACGGCGAGGAGAAGGCCTCCCGCTCCGACTTCACCCCGAGCAGCGACGACAACACCCTCGTCAAGGGCGTCTCGGAGCACTCCGGCGGGCTCGGCTACTTCGGCTTCACCTACTTCGACGAGAACCGCGACAAGCTGCGCGCTCTGGAGGTCGACGCCGGCGACGGCTGCGTCGCGCCCAGCACCGCGTCGGTCCAGGACGGCTCGTACAAGCCGCTGGCCAGGCCGCTGTTCCTCTATCCCTCGGCGAAGGCGCTGGAGCGCCCCGAGGTGGAGACGTTCGTCGAGTTCTACGTGGACAGCCACACGGACTTCGCCTCGGAGGCCGGCTACATCCCGCTCAGCGAGGTGCAGGAGCAGAAGCTGGAGCGGGACCTGGAGCGGCTGAAGAAGCACAGCGCGCAGCCCGGCGGAGCGGGTGACACCGGCGGCGACTCGGGCGGCTCGGGCGGCCTGTGATCAGGCTGTTCATAACGGGCCGATAACGACATCACGCACTCCTGTTCCGATGTTCACCTTCAGTTAACCGTCCCCACCCGGCCGAGTCTGCCCACGCGGAATTCCATGAGAAGCGACGAAGGGGGTGGTGACCGACCGATGGACACACCGGCGATACCCGGCCAGCGACACGGGCATGTCCTGCTGCTCGCCGATCCGGACGAACAGGTGGCGCACGATCTGGCCGAGCACCTGGCGGGTCATCAGGTGAAGGTCGTCTTCTGCTCCGACGGGGCGGAGGCGCTGCTCCAGGTCGGCCTGCAGTCCCCCGACGCCCTGCTGGTCAGCGCCAAGCTGCCGCTCGTGCCGGGCGCACGGGTGGTGGAGGTGCTGCGGCGGCGGAGCGCCACGCCGGTCATCATCGGCGTCGGCCCGGACGACGCGGAAGACGCCGTCGAGGCGCTGACCGCGGGGGCCAGCGCCTGCGTCGCCCGCCCCTACCGGCCGTACGAGGTCCTCAAGATGCTCGGCGTCGCCAGCCCGGCGGCGTACGACGTGGACCAGACGGTCGCCTCCGGGCCGTACAGCGTCAACCCCGCCACCTTCGAGGCCCGCGTCGACGGCCGGCTGGTGCAGCTTCCGCTTCGCGAGTTCAAGCTGCTGCACCTGCTGGTGGCCAACGCCGAGAAGGTCGTCACCCGAGACCAGATCAGCGCCGAGCTGTGGGGTGGCAGCGCGCCGAAGTCCAACACGATCGCCGTGCACATCCGTCGGCTGCGCGACCGCATCGGGGACAACCCTCACGATCCACGGATCATCCTCACCGTCCGGAACGTCGGCTACCGCTTCGTGCCGCCGGTCGCGGACACCCCCTAGACCCCACAACCCTCGATTTGTTGTCAGCCGCCTCTGGAGTGCGGCCTCAGGAAGGAAAGTCCCCAGTGAAGTCTCAGAGCAAGATCCGGATCCGCTCCGCGGCAGGCATACTCGCCCTCTCCAGCGCCCTCGTCCTCTCGGCGTGCGGCTCGGACGACAATTCGGACTCGGGCGACGACAAGGCCAGCGGCGGCGACAAGAGCAGCTCCGCCGGCGGCGACATCACGTGCGGCGGCAGCGGTGAGCTGCTCGCCTCGGGTGCCAGCTCGCAGGACAACGCCGTGCAGCAGTGGGTGGCCGACTACCAGGCCGCCTGCCCGGACGTGACGGTCAACTACAAGCCGGTCGGCTCGGGTGCCGGCATCGAGGAGTTCCTCGCCGGCCAGACCGCCTTCGCCGGCTCCGACTCCGCGCTGGAGCCGGAGGAGGTCGAGAAGTCCAAGGACGTCTGCTCCGGCGGTCAGGGCATCAACCTGCCGATGGTCGGCGGCCCGGTCGCGATCGCCTACCACCTGGAGGGCGTGGACGAGCTGGTGCTCGACGCCGAGACCCTGGCGAACGTCTTCAACGGCGAGATCAAGAAGTGGAACGACCCGGCGATCGCCAAGCTGAACCCCGACGCCGAGCTGCCGGACACCACGGTCCAGCCGGTGCACCGCTCCGACGAGTCGGGCACCACCGAGAACTTCACCGCCTACCTCGGCACGGTCGTCAAGGACGCCTGGCCGCACGAGGCGGACAAGAAGTGGCCGATCGAGGGTGGCCAGGCCGCCAGCGGTTCGGCCGGCGTGTCCTCGCAGGTGAAGCAGACCGACGGCGCCATCTCGTACATGGAGATCTCGCACGCCGAGTCCAACGACCTGACCACCGTCAAGCTGGACACCGGTGCGGCCGAGCCGGTCGAGGCCACCGTGGAGAACGCCTCCGCGGCGATCGCCGCCGGCAAGCGGGTCGGCCAGGCCCCCGACATGGCGCTGGAGCTGGACTACGCCACGAAGGTGGACGGCGCCTACCCGATCACCCTCGTGACCTACGAGATCGCCTGCGACAAGGGCAACAAGCCGGAGTCCCTGGACGCGGTCAAGTCCTTCCTCGGCTACACCGCGAGTGAGGCCGGCCAGCAGTCGGTCGTCGAGGTCGGCTACGCCCCGCTGCCCGCGGAGATGGCCGCCGAGGTCGTCAAGACCATCGACACCCTGTCCTGACCTGTCCTGAACGCCCACCGCCGGCCGGCGCACCACCGTCCGGCCGGCGGGGGGCCATCCGGTGCACCGCCGCCGGGACGCGGGCGCAGACCGCGCCGTCGCCCCACATCAGACCGGAGATTCACGTATGGCTGCTCCACCCACCGACATAGAAACCCCCGCCCCACCGCCGTCACAGGTCCTGCTGTCGAACGGCAAGGGCGGCACCCGCCGCGGCGACAAGGTCTTCTCCGGCCTGTCCAAGGGGTCGGGGATCGTGCTGCTGCTGATCATGGCCGCGATCGCCGCGTTCCTGGCGTACCGCGCGTCCATCGCCCTCGCGGACAACGAGGGCAACTTCCTCACCACCTTCGAGTGGGACGCAAACTCCATCCCGCCGAAGTTCGGCATCGCCGTGCTGGCCTTCGGCACGGTCGTCTCCTCGATCGTCGCGATGGTCATCGCGGTGCCGATCGCGGTCGGCATCGCGCTGTTCATCACGCACTACGCGCCGCGGAGGCTGGCGGCGCCCATCGCGTACGTCATCGACCTGCTGGCCGCCGTGCCGTCCATCGTCTACGGCCTGTGGGGCGCCCTGTTCCTCGTGCCGCACCTGATCGGCACGTACGAGTGGCTGGACCGCTACCTCGGCTGGACCGTCGTGCTGTCCTTCGACGGGACCGCGCCGCGCTCGCTGATGACCGCGGGCATCCTGCTGGCCGTGATGATCCTGCCGATCATCACCAACGTCAGCCGCGAGGTCTTCGCCCAGACCCCCCGCCTCCAGGAGGAGGCCGCGCTCGCGCTCGGCGCGACGCGCTGGGAGGTCATCCGCATGACGGTGCTGCCCTTCGGCCGCTCCGGCGTCATCTCCGCCTCGATGCTGGGCCTCGGGCGGGCGCTGGGCGAGACGATGGCGGTCGCCACCGTGCTGTCGCCGTCGGCGATCCTGTCCGCGGAGATCCTCCAGGCGGGCGGCGGGACGTTCGCGCAGAACATCGCCGCGTCGTTCGGCGAGTCCGGGCAGTTCGGGCGGGACGCGCTGATCGCCTCCGGCCTGGTCCTGTTCGTCATCACGCTGCTGGTCAACGGCGCGGCCCGGCTGATCATCGCCAGGCGCAAGGAGTACTCGGGGGCCAACGCATGAGCGCGCAGACCATCGCCGACAAGCCCGGTGCCGACCGGCTCGGCATCCAGCAGCCGCGGCTGCCCCGCTGGGCGCCGCTGGCCATCGCGGCCGGCTCCGCCGCCGCGGGCGTGCTGGTCGGCGTGCTCGCCGACCTCGGCAGCCGCGTCCAGTGGGGCCTGATCGCGGCGATCCTCTTCGTCGTCGGGCAGTACGTCATCTCGTCGGTGACCGAGGGCGGCCGGCAGGCGAAGGACCGGCTGGCGACCTCCCTGGTGTGGGTGGCGTTCCTGCTCGCCGTCATCCCGCTGGCGTCGCTGATCTGGGAGACCGCCAGCAAGGGCATCAAGGTCACCGACGGCTACTTCCTCACCCACTCGATGAGCGGCGTGGTCAACATCGCGCCCGGCGGCGGCGTCTACCACGCGCTGATGGGCACCATCGAGCAGGTGCTGATCGCCACCGTCATCGCCACCCCGATCGGGCTGCTGACCGCCGTGTACCTGGTGGAGTACGGCCGCGGGGCGCTCGCGCGTGCGGTGACGTTCTTCGTCGACGTCATGACGGGCATCCCGTCGATCGTCGCCGGCCTGTTCGTCCTCAGCCTGTGGATCATGATCCTGGACTTCGGGTACTCCGGCTTCGCCGGTGCCATGGCGCTGGCGATCCTGATGATGCCCGTGGTGGTCCGCTCCACCGAGGAGATGCTGAAGCTCGTGCCGAACGAGCTGCGGGAGGCGTCGTACGCCCTGGGCGTACCGAAGTGGAAGACGATCCTGAAGGTCGTCCTGCCCACCTCCATCGGCGGCATCACCACCGGCGTCATGCTCGCCGTCGCCCGCATCACCGGCGAGACCGCCCCGGTGCTGCTGCTCGTCTTCGGCAGCCCCGCGATCAACAACAACCCCTTCGACGGCGGTCAGGCGTCCCTGCCGCTGTACATCTACCAGCAGTGGGGGGCCGGCACCGAGGCGTCGTTCGACCGCGCCTGGGCCGCGGCCCTGGTGCTCATCGTCTTCGTGATGCTCCTCAACCTGCTGGCCCGCGGCATCGCCCGCTGGAAGGCCCCGAAAACCGGCCACTGACGGCCACAGGAGAAGTGATCTGACATGGCCAAGCGCATCGACATCAGCGGCCTCACCGCCTACTACAGCGACTTCAAGGCGATCGAGGACATCTCGATGGCCGTCGAGCCCCGCTCCGTGACCGCCTTCATCGGCCCGTCCGGCTGCGGCAAGTCCACCTTCCTGCGCACCATCAACCGCATGCACGAGGTCATCCCCGGCGCGCGCGTGGAGGGGAAGGTGATGCTGGACGACGAGAACCTCTACGCCAGCGGCGTCGACCCCGTCTCCGTACGCCGCGTGGTCGGCATGGTCTTCCAGCGGCCCAACCCGTTCCCCACCATGAGCGTCTACGAGAACGTCGCCGCCGGCCTGAAACTCAACAGCCGCTACAAGAAGTCCGAGCTGGACGACGTGGTGGAGAAGTCCCTGCGCGGCGCGAACCTGTGGAACGAGGTCAAGGACCGCCTCAACCGCCCCGGCTCCGGCCTGTCCGGCGGCCAGCAGCAGCGCCTGTGCATCGCCCGCGCCATCGCGGTCGAACCCCAGGTCCTCCTCATGGACGAGCCCTGCTCGGCCCTCGACCCGATCTCCACCCTCGCCATCGAGGACCTGATCGGGGACCTGAAGACCCGCTTCACGATCGTCATCGTGACGCACAACATGCAGCAGGCGGCGCGGGTCTCCGACCGCACCGCGTTCTTCAACCTCGCCGCCGTCGGCGAGCCGGGCAAGCTCATCGAGATCGACGAGACCGACAAGATCTTCTCCAACCCGTCGGTGCAGGCGACCGAGGACTACGTCTCCGGCCGCTTCGGCTGAGCCGACTCCGGCCGGTGCCCCGGGGGACACCGGCCGGCCGAGCCGTCTTGCGGTGCTGCCTGGCGGTGCCGCCGCAAGACACCAGGGCCCGCCCCGCACCCGGGGCGGGCCCACCCGTCACTCCTCCGCCTGCGCCGCCTCCGCGGGGCGCGTACGGAGGGCCGCCCACCCCGGCACCAGGGTGGCGGTGAGGGCGAGGGCCACGGCACCGGCGACTATCGCGGCGTAGATGGACGGCGGGCCGGAGGAAAGCACGCTGTCCGCCGCCGCGTGGCTGAACGGCACCAGCGCGGTGGCCGCGGCGGCGGTGCCGAGGCCCACCCCGATCCCGGCGACGATCAGCGCCTCGATCGTCAGCATCCGCAGCACCTGCCGGCGGGTGGCGCCGGCGAGGCGCTGCAGCCCGAACTCGCGGCGGCGGCCGGAGACGGAGAGCACCAGGTTGTTGACCACCGCGATCGCCGTGTACGCCACGATCATGCCCAGGATCAGGTAGTTGACCCACGCCTGCGTCTCGGTGTCCTCCACGTGGGCCTCGATCAGCTCGCCGCGGTCCGTGACGCCGGTGCCGGGGTGGCCGGCGAGGGTCTTCTCCAGGCTCGCCGTCAACTCCGCGGCGCCGACGCCTTCTTCGGCCGTCACGAGGATCTGCTGCGGCAGCCCGCCGTCGGTGTGCCCGGCGAGGAGGTCCGCGGGCACGAACACCGTGTCGTAGCCGTCTCGGCCCTCGAAGAGCACCGCGATCCGCAGGTCGGCGACGGCACCGTCGCCGAAGCGCACCTCCACGGTGTCCCCGACGCCGCGGCCGTCCGCCGCGCCGGCGGGCAGGGCGATCGTCCGGCCGGTGAGGTCGGCCACGTCGCCCGCGACCGGCTCCAGCGCGGTGGTCCGCGCGGCGCCGCGGGCGTCGACGCCCTGCAGCGGCACGCCGTCCTCGTCGCCGAGGCCGTCGATCCAGCCGGTGCCGGTGACGTACGCGCCGGCCGCCGCGACGCCGTCCGCGGCGCGGACGTCGGCGGTGAGCGCCGGGTCGAGGGTGCCGGCGGGGGAGTCGACGACGGCGTCGGCGCGCAGGGTCTCGGCGTACGCCTCGC
Proteins encoded:
- a CDS encoding PstS family phosphate ABC transporter substrate-binding protein, translated to MRPIQTKRTATRLGALLLAPAAVVSLVSCGSESEASGGEDQPDRLTGTVQIDGSSTVEPLTKLAGERFGRQEPGVRVKVEASGTGGGFDRFCAGETDISDASRPINDFEKETCANWDVPYRELTIANDALTVVVPRGNDWIDCISTDQLKRIWEPGSTLTSWQEVDPTFPDEPLQLYGPDTDSGTFDYFTDAINGEEKASRSDFTPSSDDNTLVKGVSEHSGGLGYFGFTYFDENRDKLRALEVDAGDGCVAPSTASVQDGSYKPLARPLFLYPSAKALERPEVETFVEFYVDSHTDFASEAGYIPLSEVQEQKLERDLERLKKHSAQPGGAGDTGGDSGGSGGL
- a CDS encoding response regulator transcription factor, translating into MDTPAIPGQRHGHVLLLADPDEQVAHDLAEHLAGHQVKVVFCSDGAEALLQVGLQSPDALLVSAKLPLVPGARVVEVLRRRSATPVIIGVGPDDAEDAVEALTAGASACVARPYRPYEVLKMLGVASPAAYDVDQTVASGPYSVNPATFEARVDGRLVQLPLREFKLLHLLVANAEKVVTRDQISAELWGGSAPKSNTIAVHIRRLRDRIGDNPHDPRIILTVRNVGYRFVPPVADTP
- the pstS gene encoding phosphate ABC transporter substrate-binding protein PstS, yielding MKSQSKIRIRSAAGILALSSALVLSACGSDDNSDSGDDKASGGDKSSSAGGDITCGGSGELLASGASSQDNAVQQWVADYQAACPDVTVNYKPVGSGAGIEEFLAGQTAFAGSDSALEPEEVEKSKDVCSGGQGINLPMVGGPVAIAYHLEGVDELVLDAETLANVFNGEIKKWNDPAIAKLNPDAELPDTTVQPVHRSDESGTTENFTAYLGTVVKDAWPHEADKKWPIEGGQAASGSAGVSSQVKQTDGAISYMEISHAESNDLTTVKLDTGAAEPVEATVENASAAIAAGKRVGQAPDMALELDYATKVDGAYPITLVTYEIACDKGNKPESLDAVKSFLGYTASEAGQQSVVEVGYAPLPAEMAAEVVKTIDTLS
- the pstC gene encoding phosphate ABC transporter permease subunit PstC, which codes for MAAPPTDIETPAPPPSQVLLSNGKGGTRRGDKVFSGLSKGSGIVLLLIMAAIAAFLAYRASIALADNEGNFLTTFEWDANSIPPKFGIAVLAFGTVVSSIVAMVIAVPIAVGIALFITHYAPRRLAAPIAYVIDLLAAVPSIVYGLWGALFLVPHLIGTYEWLDRYLGWTVVLSFDGTAPRSLMTAGILLAVMILPIITNVSREVFAQTPRLQEEAALALGATRWEVIRMTVLPFGRSGVISASMLGLGRALGETMAVATVLSPSAILSAEILQAGGGTFAQNIAASFGESGQFGRDALIASGLVLFVITLLVNGAARLIIARRKEYSGANA
- the pstA gene encoding phosphate ABC transporter permease PstA, with translation MSAQTIADKPGADRLGIQQPRLPRWAPLAIAAGSAAAGVLVGVLADLGSRVQWGLIAAILFVVGQYVISSVTEGGRQAKDRLATSLVWVAFLLAVIPLASLIWETASKGIKVTDGYFLTHSMSGVVNIAPGGGVYHALMGTIEQVLIATVIATPIGLLTAVYLVEYGRGALARAVTFFVDVMTGIPSIVAGLFVLSLWIMILDFGYSGFAGAMALAILMMPVVVRSTEEMLKLVPNELREASYALGVPKWKTILKVVLPTSIGGITTGVMLAVARITGETAPVLLLVFGSPAINNNPFDGGQASLPLYIYQQWGAGTEASFDRAWAAALVLIVFVMLLNLLARGIARWKAPKTGH